CCTTACCAGTATCACCAAAATTCCAATTAAAGCCACGATCCACATCCAACCTCGCAATATCCAGCGTTTAAATAACATGATGAAATAGTCGTTAGCCGGAATCGTAAAGCTTCGGGTAGTTATCATTGGTAACAGGTGTTTAAATTTTGCAATAAAGATAGAAATTTTATATGGGTATAGATCGGTTTGCCGGTAAAATAATGTACTTTTGTAACCTTTTTAATGATATGGAAATCATGCCGCAAAATAAAAATACGCCTGAAGACGATCGTGTGTTGTACAAACTGGGACAGAAAGTCAGGAAGGCAATTTATGATTATGCTCTGATTGAAGACGGAGATCGTATTCTTATCGCACTTTCGGGAGGTAAAGACTCTCTTGCCCTTACCGAATTGCTCGGTCGGCAGATGCGTATTTTTAAGCCTCGTTTTACAGCCATAGCAGCACATATCGGTATGAGTAATATTGCATATGAAAGCGATACTTCTTACCTCGAAGCTCATTGTAAAAAAGTGGAGATACCCTTTATCTATCGTCGGGTTACTTCATTCGACCCGGAAACCGATCGTCGAAAGTCGCCCTGTTTTCTCTGTTCATGGTATCGCAGAAAAGTCTTATTCGATATTGCCAAAGAGCAGAACTGTAATAAAATCGCCCTTGGACATCATCAGGACGATATTTTGCAAACATTACTTATGAATATGACGTTTCAGGGAGCTTTCGGAACCATGCCGCCCCGGCTGGTAATGGATAAATTCGAGATGACTCTTATAAGACCGATGTGCCTTATCCCCGAATCTGAATTGAAAAAGCTTGCTGAATTGCAGAAATATGAAAAGTTGATAAAGAATTGTCCTTACGAAAGTTCGTCGAGTAGGCCTGAAATGAAGGAAGTATTGACTGCTCTTGAAAAAATAAATCCTCAGGTACGAGGGAATATCTGGAAAAGTATGACTCATATACAATCGGCTTATCTTCCAGACCCGATAGGAGAAAAGAAATGATTTTTATACAGTGAAAATCTCCGATGAATGTAGCAGTATAAGAAGATTTACATTACTTTTGCAGCCGAAATAAAAGGTAGAACCAATATTTGATTTTGCCGTCACATTATCTCATTTAATTTAATTGTGAAATAAATATGACCGGGTTATATACGATTTTATTACTTATCGTTTCAAACATATTTATGACATTTGCCTGGTATGGTCATTTAAAGTTGCAGGAAATGAAAGTAATTTCCAATTGGCCTCTTTATGCTGTTATTCTATTTTCTTGGGGAATAGCGTTGGCCGAGTATTCTTGTCAGATTCCCGCTAACCGTATCGGGTTTATCGGAAACGGCGGTCCTTTTAGTCTCATGCAGCTTAAAGTCGTACAAGAAGTAATAACTCTTATTGTTTTTACTATTTTTACTACTGTATTATTTAAGGGGGAGAGTTTGCATTGGAACCATTTTGCTGCTTTTGCCTGCCTCGTGTTGGCTGTTTATTTTGTTTTTATGAAGTAACCTGTTTGGTTTGGCTGACTTGACGTTATAAAAAATAGCAACTTTTTGTGTCGGCATGTACTCTGCTAAGGGTATTCTGCAATAATTTTACTATCCAGACCGATAATACGAAAGGAGCTGTAAGAGTAGTTATTCCCAAATTCATGCCCGTAATTTGTAATCCGATCGATATAAGTATAGAAAGGATTGCGAATATTGCTCCTCGCTTCGTCCGGTCTGCCAGTGCAATACTACAAAGTACAGCGTTATAACCATATACTCCGGTATTAAAAGAGGTGTAATCTGTCCCGATTATCAGTGCTAATGTTAACGGAAGAGCCGCTCCGATAAATGCGTAGGTTGTATCGAGCGTCGAGTTTATCAATATCGCTATTAGAAAGAATATACCGGTTATCAAACTCCCATCTTGAAACATCACTTGTCCCAGATTGAAGCAGAAAGCTGCAAACAAATCTGTTTCTGATGATGCGGGCATGGCAGATGAAGTTATCAGAAGACTTGGATAGAGAAAATAACAACCTGATAATAAGATCCATATAACGATTATAAATGGAGCAGTATATCCGGGAAGCTTACTTTTTCGATTGAATAATCCAGCAATCAAAGTAGATAATCCCGATCCTGCGATGAGTAAAACAATCGAAATCAGATTTATTTTAAAAAAAACTCCTACGGCAATTCCTATAAGGGTGCCATTAAATCCGTATAACCCGTCTCGTATCTCTCTAATAGAATATCCAGCCAGTAAAGCAGTGAGAGTTCCGGTAAGATTTCCAGCTATTGCCAGTATTGCCAGTAACCAAGAGTTACATGCGATACCGGCCAGCATTACGGCTCCCGACCAAGCATTATTTTGCAACATTACTTGACCGATACCCCGGCATATTGTAAATATTCCTTCACGCACAATATTGAATTCGGATACAAAAATATTAAAAACATATGTGAATTTAAAGGGCAAAAAAGCAATAAAATGGTAAGATTATTCTTTCTTATTGTTTTTGGGAGGCTTTGGTGTGTCTTTTTTTTCGGTATTCTCGTGATTGTGGAGAATGTATTTATGGTAATATGCAAGTAGGAGTGAGGTCATGGGCAGCGCGATAATCATCCCGATAACCCCGAGTAATGTTCCCCAGATAGACAGGGAAAGCAGTATTATTGCCGGGTTGAGACCGGTAACATGTCCCATAATACGGGGTACCAGCACTGTGTCTTGTATGAGTTGTACTATGATATAAATACCCATACATATTGCTGCAAGCACCCAAAAATTCTGTCCGTTTTCGGCAGATTGCAAAAGGCATAATAGCAATGCCGGAGGAATGCTGATGAGTTGTAGATATGGAACCATATTGAGCAAGCCGATAAAAAGCCCGAAAATGATGGCAAGCGGCAGCCCCATGATCATAAATCCGATACTGAAAAGTATTCCTACCAGAAAAGCGACTAAGGCTTGTCCTCTGAAATAACGGTTCATGCTTACCTTGATATCGTTGACAATACCTAGAACAGGAGATTTGAATCGTTCGGGAATCAGTGCTTTAAATCCGGCTATTATTTTATCATAATCGAGTAGAATAAAAAAGAGATAAAGTAAAACGATAAACCAGCTTACAATAGCAACGAGACGGGTTACTGATCCTGAAATGAATGTCCATGCTTGTGTAAAACTCGTTTCGATGAGCTTGGACCATTCTTCACGATTAAGCATTCCGGCAATTTTTTTGAAATCGATATTTTCTTTCAGATAGAGTTGCCAGTTATCGGGTAAAAAAGGTAGTTGACGGCTACCGATGATATAATTTGAGATTATTTCGCGCATTTTATCTGTTTCGTCGATGATCGATGGGATGAATATCCACCCGAGCAACGACAGAAAAGCGATAATTGAGAGCAAAGCAATAACGATAGAGAGTGCGTGGTTACGTACATGGCATTTCTTTTTGTAAAATTCGACAAGCGGATAAATGAGATAAGCCAACAACCATGCCACGAGGAAAGGCAGGAGTGCTCCTTTAAGCATCTTAATCAAATAAAATGTACCCACACATCCCGCAATAGTGAACAGAATGCGTATGACGCGGTCGAAAGTATATGGCTGCCGGGATAGGTTCATAAGCTTGTCGTATTTAGATAGGTCGGATGTATTTCGGCTCTATTTTGTGTGTTTTTTATTGTAACAACTTCGGCATAAAGGTTGGTACTCGTCTTTTTCTCCCAGTAGTACCTGTTTTTCGTTTTCGACGAGACGGTGCGAATAATTTGCCAAATGTCCGCATTCTACGCAGATAGCATGTACTTTAGTTACTTCGTCTGCGATAGACATGAGAGTAGGCATCGGGCCGAAAGGCTTTTTTTTAAAGTCCATGTCGAGACCGGCTACGATAACTCGGGTTCCCTGGTCGGCTAATTGATTACAAATGTCTATAATCCCGTTATCAAAAAACTGGGCTTCGTCTATTCCTACGACCTCTACGTCACTCGAAAGTAGTAGGATACTTCCCGAACTTTCTACCGGAGTGGAAGCGATAGAATTACTGTCGTGCGAAACTACGTCTTCTTCTGAATAACGAATGTCTATAGCAGGTTTGAATATTTCTACCCGCTGACGGGCTATTTTAGCGCGTTTGAGTCTGCGTATCAGTTCCTCGGTCTTTCCCGAGAACATTGAGCCGCAGATTACTTCAATACGGCCTCTCCGGTGTGTTTCGTAGTTTTCTTCAGAAAAAAGCATTTTGAATGTCAGGATTTATAATTGTCGTAACAAATGTACATACACTTTTTTTATTCTGAAATGTTTTATGACATAAAATAAAATATACGATCAGAGACTGATGTTTGGCATCCCGGCAAAAAAATGTATATTTGTTTACCTGAAAATGGAAATATGAAAAGAAAAGTTTTTTTATTTTTTATTCTTTTTCTTTGTGTAGTAAAATGTATAGCTGTTACCGGAAAGGCTATGGCCAGTTTGTTACAGCTTCCTGGTCTGAAGCCGGCATCTGTAGGTTATTGTTTGCTTTCGCCTGAGGGTAAAATTATAGATGCTTATGCCGAAGAAAAGGTCTTATTGCCAGCATCGGTACTTAAATTGGTGACAACTTCGACAGTGCTCGAAATGTATGGGCCGGCTCATCGTTTTGTCACACAAGTATCCTATACCGGTGATATTTTTTCCGACGGAGTTTTACATGGTGATCTTGTAATACAGGGGGGAGGGGATCCGATGCTTGGTTCAGAGTTTGGTATTCGACCGGTAGATTCATTTTTACAAGAGTTGGTGATCGCATTAAAAGAAAAAGGAATAAAAAACATAAAAGGCCGAATTTTGGGAGATGACTCGTTGTTCGATAACGAAGGTGTATCTCATAAATGGTTATGGGAAGATCTCGGTAATTATTATGCGGCCGGAAGTTATGGATTGAATTATCGGGATAATCTTTACCGATTGGTTCTTCGATCGGGAAAATCCGGTACTAAACCGTTGATTTTAAAAACGATTCCGGTAATGAAAGAACTCTCTTTTGTGAATTATCTTGTTGCAAAAAACAATAATGCCGATAGTGTGTATATATACGGAGCCCCATTTTCCGACCGACGTTATTTATACGGATCTTTACCGGCAGGGCGTAGTTCGTTTACTGTTAAAGGTGATATACCCGATCCTGCATTTTTTCTGGTAAAGACAATTACTGATGCTTTGGTTGCGAATCATATTTCGGTTTCAGGTGCTCCCGATACTTATCGTCGGTTAGTCGAATCGGGTAAAAAGATACCCGTAGGGGGCGGTATTCCGATTCTTAGGTTCGAGTCCGATCCTCTTTCTCATATTGTTTCTATAACGAATAAACGTAGTAATAATCTTTTTGCTGAAACTCTATTGAGACAGGTTGCATTGAAAAAGTATGATACGGCATCGGCTGGTAAAGGGATTAGTGTACTTTGTGAGTATTGGAAAAGCAAAGGGTTAGATATTTCTGCTTTGCAAATGTATGACGGAAGCGGATTGGCTGTTACAAATCGGATTTCCCCTTTGCTTTTAGCCACTATTTTGAAACAGGAGTCATGCAACGATGATTTTGTTTATTCTCTGCCAGAAGCAGGAGTGGAAGGTACTGTAAAGAATCTGATGAAAAATAGTGGTTTACAGGGAACTCTTTTATTGAAAAGCGGAAGTATGGCTGGAGTGCAATGTTATGCAGGGTATTATATTATTGCAAGTAAACGATATCCGATCGTATTTATGGTAAATAATTTTACTTGTGGCAGAGCTGAGTTGAAGGCGGCTATCGAACGTTTCCTCAAATCGAGTTTATCTTTGTTGTAATTTTTATATTTATAGAATTTTATCGGGTGATTAAAATTATAATATACTCGAAGAATAATAACCGGAATATTATGTTAATTTTGTATTGAAAAAAATATAAAGGATATGTTGCAGAATAATTCTGTACAAAAGATATTGACCGATATCGATGAGCTTCGGGAATTGATGATAGTAATAGAACAAACACCTGGTGCTCCTGAAGTTTTATATAAATTGGCTGCCGAAAAAGCCAATTTAGTAGTGGATGCGATAAAAATGTTGTCTCCTTCTAAGAAAGAGAATATCTCTACTGTTAAACCGGTTATAAAAGAAAAAACGATAGAACCGGATTTTCAATCGGTTCCTGTGATGGATAAATTTTCCGATCCGGAAACAATTACAGTGAATGAGCATTTGGAAAATAATAGTCCGGAGGAGGAGACGCAGCCTCCTTTTATTCTCACAGAGGAAAGTTCGGTTAAAGAGGCTCTGGAAACAGAAATTACGGTTTCAGATGCCGGTAAAGAGTTAGCCGAAATTTCAGAAGAAAAAATTACTGATCCGATACGGCAAATTATAAAGACTGAAGAACGGTCGTCGGTAGCCGAGACGTTGGTATCGGCTGATGTTTCTCTTGATGAGGCGCTACAGCGTCGTCAGGCAAAAGATTTGCGAAAAGCGATGACATTGAATGATAAGTTTCGTTTCAGGAGGGAACTTTTTCTTAATAGTAGCGAAATGATGAACGCAACGATAGACGCTTTGAATGAAATGACCAGTTATGCTGATTCGTGCGCGTTTTTACAAAGCCAGTTTAGCTGGGATCCCGATAACCAGACTGTCAGTGATTTTATGGCTATTCTCGAAAAGAAATTTCTGTAAATAACAACCGTTATGGCAAAATTATATGTGATACCGACTCCGGTGGGTAATCTTGAAGATATGACGATGCGTGCTATACGTGTTTTGAAAGAAGTCGATTGCATATTGGCAGAGGATACACGCACCAGCGGAATACTATTGAAACATTTCGATATAAAAACCCGTATGCAGTCACATCATAAATTTAATGAACATCAGGCAGTATCCGGTATAATAGAACGTATAAAAGGTGGAGAAACGATTGCTCTTATTTCGGATGCCGGTACACCGGCAATATCGGATCCCGGTTTTCTTCTGGTTCGTGAATGCCGTCGGGAAAGTATAGATGTAGAGTGTTTGCCGGGGGCTACGGCTTTTGTCCCAGCCCTTGTTGCATCGGGATTGCCGAATGACCGGTTTTGCTTTGAAGGTTTTTTGCCGCAAAAAAAAGGTCGGGCTACTCGTTTGACCGAATTAGCTTCTGAAAAGCGTACAATCGTATTTTACGAATCACCTTTCAGGTTGGTTAAAACGCTTACGCAGTTTGCCGAGTATTTCGGTGACGACAGAGAAGCGTCGGTTAGTCGTGAAATATCGAAAATATATGAAGAAACAGTTCGTGATACCCTCTCAGGGTTAATATCTCATTTTACCGAGAACGAACCTAAAGGAGAAATTGTTATAGTTGTTGCCGGGATGTCCGGTAAAGAAAAAAATAACGAAAAGACAGAATAAACAGACATTTTAAAACGTAAGATTATGAAAAAGTTCTTTTTATCAGCCTTGACGGCTGCTTCCGTTTTGTTATTCCTGGCTTGTACCAATCAGTCGACCGAGATGAAAAAATTGCAACAGGAGAACGACTCGCTGATTCAGGTAAATGCCCAGACAAAAGCCGATTTTGAAAGTATGTTACAGGTTATGAATGAAGTAGAAGACGGTTTTAAACAAATTAAGGAAGCCGAAAACTACCTCAATGTTCAAAGCAATGCCACTGGTGAAGTGAGTAAGACTACCCGTGAACGACTTACTTCTGATATGCAACTTGTTGCCGAGACTCTAAAAAGTAATAAAGAGAAGCTGGCTCAGCTTCAGTCTCAGTTGAAGAATAGTAAATATCAATCTTCAGAATTGAAAAAAACAATCGATCGTTTAAATACCGAAATAGAGAATAAGACGGCTATGATCGTTACTTTGCAGGAAGAACTCGCTAAACGAGATATACGTATTCAGGAGCTCGATAATGCGGTGAATGATCTTTCTGGAAAGGTTAATACCTTGTCAGAAACTGCCGAGCAGCAGAAAAATACGATTTCTTCTCAGGAAAAAGCATTGAATACAGTATATTATGCTTTTGGAACAGATAAAGAACTTAAAGAACAGAAAATAATTTCTGGCGGTGGTCTTTTTAAAGCGAAAGATGTTTTAAAGGGCGATTTTAATAAGAACTACTTTACGGCGGAAGATATGCGTACATTAAAGACGATTCCTCTCGAAAGTAAAAAAGCTAAATTACTGACCAATCATCCTGCTGGTACTTATACTTTTGTAAAGAATGCCGAGGGAATGCTTACATTCGAGATTACCGATCCGTCTTCATTCTGGAGCCTTTCGAAATATCTTGTGATTAAAGTCGACTGATAAGAAAATATAAATACCGATCGTTAGAGGTGCGGAAATAACGGTAAAATGCTATTTTCGCATCTCTTTCTGTTTAAAAATTTATTTATGTCCGAATATAAAACCGTTTTTCTCGATCTTGACGATACTGTGTGGGATTTTACAACTAATTCGAAAATTGCGTTGGAAGAAATATACAGGTGTTATTCACTCGACCGTTTTTATCCTACTTTCGATTTGTATTATAAAACCTATTCCGAGAAAAATACCGAGCTTTGGAATCTTTATCATCATGGCCGCATGACGAAGGAGATATTGGTTACCGAGCGCTTCAGATATCCATTACAGCTGGTCGGAGTGGATGATACCGAATTGGCTAAGAGGCTCGATAAAGATTATCTTTCGGTATTATCCCGGTTACCCAATCTTGTTATGGGAGCCAGGGAGTTGCTCGATTATTTGGTATCGAAATATACATTAGGAATTATCAGTAATGGATTCAACGAAACACAATACCGTAAAATCGATGCTTCGGGTATAGGGCATTATTTTTCGGAAATCGTGTTATCGGATGAGATTGGCATAAATAAACCCCACCCTGATATTTTTAAAGAAGCTTTGCATAGGATGTCTATCGAAGCTGCAGATGCGATTATGATCGGTGATAATTATGATGCCGATATACGAGGAGCTATGCATTGCGGTATCGACCAGATTTATTTTAATCCTTTGTCGAAACCGATCGAAGAAGAAAAGCCGACCTATGAGGTAACGTCGCTTTTAGAGGTCATGAAAATTTTATAAATTACACCCTATAATTATGGTTACTTATATTATAATCGGTATTACTGTCGTTATTTCTTTTCTTTGTTTCAGTCGTCCGGTCTTGATGATGAAATTGTCGTTTATCCCTTATCGTGTGTTTAAGAATAGAGAGTGGTATCGTATAATTACACATGGGTTTGTACATGCCGATATGATGCACTTGTTGGTGAATATGTTCACATTTTGGTCGTTTGGTACTTATATAGAAAGAGGATTTATACAGATCGGTTTTGGTCAAACGGGTTTTATCGCTCTTTATTTTGGCGGTATGATTGCAGCATCGTTATATGATTTGGTAAAAAAACGCAACGAACCTGCTTATTCATCTATCGGGGCATCGGGTGCGGTATCGGCGGTATTATTCACATCTATCTTTTTCGATCCATGGGGTAAAATATTGTTGTTTGCCGTGTTGCCTGTTCCGGGTATACTTTTTGGTATTTTATATTTGGTATATTGCCAGTATATGGGCAAACAAAATAAAGATCATATCAATCATAACGCTCATTTCTACGGGGCGTTGTACGGTTTTATTTTTCCTATTTTGTTAGAGCCGTCGCTAATTCATGTTTTTCTGGCCCAGGTGAAAAATTTCTGAGCATGACGATTGTTAAAGTTATTATTGGCAAATACTGATCATTTCTCCATTTTTGTTGAAAAAATACCAGTCGTCGCTTTCCCAATAGTGATATTCGCCTCTTGATTCAGGAATTATTTTTTTCTTTCCGTTAAAAGTGACTTTAGTCCGGCCGTCTTTAAAGGGATAAGCAAATGCGTATTTAGGTTCGAGAATGACGTTCCCTAATGTGTCTGCAAAACCGATCATTCCCTTTTCATTAACGATACGGAATACCCCTTCTGCTGCGATATCGGGGCTGTTATCGAATGAGTAAATGGTAAATAGTTCATTGCCATTTTTATCAAAAGCGACAAATCCTTTTTCTTTAAAATAAATGACACTGAAATATGCGTTTCGATATTGGTATCGGGGTATGTTATTAGAGATAGGGATTTGCGTACTGATAGTATCGGAGTTTATTAGTTCGAGTGTTCGGTTCGATTCTGCATTTTCTTTTTTAAAGGCCTCGGTAAGTAGAATAAGTCTATTTTCGTTTTCTACCAGAAGATTGAATATTTTATGTTTATTACTGGCGATTAATTGCCAAACTGTCGCGTCGTTATTACCGGGGATGCCTCTTTGTGTATAACGTTTTCCTGAATAAGTAATAAAAGAACTGGTTTTCCTCTTTGTTTTGAAGTGAGCAATTTCGAGTGAAAAAAATCCGTCACCGCTGTATATTTTGTTATATATGGTAAGTGTATAGCGGGATTCAGCTTGTTTATTCGATGGTATGATACCTTCATAAGTTCGTAGTAGCATTTTGCATGGAGTTTTTTCTTCATGACCTATTGTAATGGAGGTACTGTCGTCGGCTTCTCCTATTATTTGTGTGTTTTTCTTAACATTGCATCCGGTAATGAGAAACAAGAATAGAGGTATTGATATAATGTAGTTCTGTATTTTCATTTTATATAAAAAGTGAAATAATGACGAAAGTATAAAATTTGGAATTCGAAACCAATAGTTATGTATTATTTGTTGACTTTTATATATTTGTTTTTTATAAGAATTTCAAAGTGTTGATAATCTTATAAAAGGGCACAACGAATAATGAATTTCGTTGCACCCTTCCGGTGTATTGTTGTTGAACAGTTTGATTTTTTCAGTTTTTCAAGTCGGGATTGGCTTCGATTGCACTTTGAGGTATTCTCAAAGTATAGCGTGTGTCATGATCTTGAAGAATATAGGTTTGTCCCTCGAGTTCTTTGGTAAGCTGTTCTTGTGTTGTACGTCTTAGATCGTACCAGCGGTGACCTTCCATTGCTAATTCACGTTGGCGTTCTTTTGCAATTTCTTTCAACATCTGATTTTTATCAGCGATGGCACTCAGTCTTGCCGCCTCCGATTCATAATAGGCCGGTTTGAGTCTGTTCTTGATCAGAGTTTTCAGATAATTAGCTGCAATATCAAGATGTCCTTCTGTTGCGGCGGCTTCGGCGGCAATGAGATAAACTTCGCTTCGACGGAATGTAACGCGTTCATCGATGGTAATACATTTATTTACGGTATATCCAGTCCAGTCGTCAAATTTATAGTAAAATGACAATCTCAGGTCATTTTCATTATACAAAGAAATAAGTGCGTTCGATACTGTGAAATCGTATCCGAAATCGCTATCGAGGATACGTTCCATCGACTGTATGGCTTCTTTCGATTTATAATTAACTGGGGTAAGAGCACCTTCTGTGTTCAGATCTTCGAGTTGACTATTGATTTCCAATGCTGCTTTAGCCTGAATTAGTGCATCTGATGCATTTCCTTTATATAAAGCGATGCGAGCTTTCATAACGAGAAGCGATTCGCGTGAAAAACGATAACGAATTTTTTCAGGTTGAGTTTCGGTTATCATATATTTATCGGCATTTTCAAGATCGCTTTCAATCTGATTATATACTTCTTGCATCGTCGATTTCGGGAAACGCTGTTCGATATCGATTTTTGTAGTCAGAGGAACTGTTTTCTGTGTCGCAGCCGTATTTTTGTCATAAACGGGAGCGTACATGTTCAGAAGTTCGAAATACATATAGGCTCGTAATGCATAAGCTTCTCCTAAAATTTGAGCTATCGGTTCGGAATTATCATCGGTCGCCTCAGGGCCGTTAGTTATTATTTCGTTGGTATAAAAAATGATTGTATAAAAATCTACCCATGGAAACTCATACGTTTTCGGATCGGGTGTCACATCATTCCAGATTGCGATATCTTTGTAACTTGAATAAGAAGTAAATCCGAATTCGTCGTAAATTGGCTGTAATTCGTCAGAACGTACTGTAAGAAAACGTTTGTGCGACGGTAATTTCGAATATGCCGAAGTAAGTAAAGCCCTGTATTCGGATGTTTTTTCGGGAATAACCTGTCCTACGGGTTCGATATCGAGGTAGTTGCAGGCGCTCATACCGAGTAAAAGACTGCCGATTATATATTTGTTTATATACTTAATTGTTTTCATTTTCTTTATT
Above is a genomic segment from Coprobacter tertius containing:
- a CDS encoding RagB/SusD family nutrient uptake outer membrane protein, which gives rise to MKTIKYINKYIIGSLLLGMSACNYLDIEPVGQVIPEKTSEYRALLTSAYSKLPSHKRFLTVRSDELQPIYDEFGFTSYSSYKDIAIWNDVTPDPKTYEFPWVDFYTIIFYTNEIITNGPEATDDNSEPIAQILGEAYALRAYMYFELLNMYAPVYDKNTAATQKTVPLTTKIDIEQRFPKSTMQEVYNQIESDLENADKYMITETQPEKIRYRFSRESLLVMKARIALYKGNASDALIQAKAALEINSQLEDLNTEGALTPVNYKSKEAIQSMERILDSDFGYDFTVSNALISLYNENDLRLSFYYKFDDWTGYTVNKCITIDERVTFRRSEVYLIAAEAAATEGHLDIAANYLKTLIKNRLKPAYYESEAARLSAIADKNQMLKEIAKERQRELAMEGHRWYDLRRTTQEQLTKELEGQTYILQDHDTRYTLRIPQSAIEANPDLKN